A part of Spiribacter vilamensis genomic DNA contains:
- a CDS encoding aldehyde dehydrogenase family protein, with product MAVSETTDWHAAAASIECPTRAFVDGAERAPRHHATFTADNPATGQALAAVDEWTAGDVDDAVAIAAARFRAGAWADLDPAERKAIMLRFADGIRANADRLALLETLETGKPIGQTTTVDVPAFAGTIQWYGEAIDKLYDEMAPGGNDAVISIRREPVGTVAAIVPWNYPLIIAGWKIGPALAAGNSVILKPAEESTLASLLLGRIAHEAGVPAGVFQVLPGRGHVTGDALASHPGVDAIAFTGSTEIGKHLLVRSGESNMKKVGLECGGKSAQIVTRDCENLDAAAEAIAWSIWYNQGETCHAGSRLIVDRAVADDLIARLEAMMGGFEPGDPLDEATVMGAMISAPHLERVQAYLDGVHQAGGRVIGGERVERPEGGAYMRPAILRDIHNGLDAAREEIFGPVLAVIECDGLAEAIDIANDSDYGLAASVWTDRLADAHRASRRLRAGTVWVNCYDMASVATPFGGYKQSGIGRDRSLHAFDKYTEIKTTWIAV from the coding sequence ATGGCCGTATCCGAGACCACCGACTGGCACGCCGCTGCCGCCTCGATCGAGTGCCCCACCCGGGCCTTCGTCGACGGCGCCGAGCGGGCGCCCCGTCATCACGCCACATTCACCGCCGATAACCCCGCCACCGGCCAGGCCCTCGCCGCAGTGGACGAGTGGACGGCGGGAGATGTCGATGACGCCGTCGCAATCGCCGCCGCCCGCTTCCGGGCAGGCGCCTGGGCGGATCTCGACCCCGCCGAACGCAAGGCGATCATGCTGCGCTTCGCCGACGGGATCCGCGCGAATGCCGATCGCCTCGCCCTGCTTGAGACACTCGAGACCGGCAAGCCCATCGGCCAGACCACGACAGTGGATGTCCCCGCCTTTGCCGGCACTATCCAGTGGTACGGCGAGGCCATCGACAAGCTCTACGACGAGATGGCGCCCGGCGGCAATGACGCCGTGATCAGTATTCGCCGCGAGCCGGTAGGGACGGTGGCGGCCATCGTGCCGTGGAACTACCCGCTGATTATCGCCGGCTGGAAGATCGGACCGGCACTCGCGGCGGGCAACAGCGTCATCCTCAAACCCGCCGAGGAATCCACGCTGGCCAGCCTTTTACTGGGTCGCATCGCCCACGAGGCCGGCGTGCCGGCGGGCGTGTTCCAGGTCCTCCCGGGCCGCGGTCATGTCACCGGTGATGCGCTGGCGAGCCATCCCGGTGTGGATGCGATCGCCTTTACCGGCTCCACCGAGATCGGCAAACACCTGCTGGTGCGCAGCGGCGAGTCGAACATGAAAAAGGTGGGGCTCGAGTGCGGCGGCAAGTCGGCGCAGATCGTCACCCGGGACTGTGAAAACCTCGATGCCGCCGCCGAGGCCATCGCCTGGAGCATCTGGTATAACCAGGGCGAGACCTGTCATGCCGGCTCCCGGCTGATTGTCGATCGCGCCGTTGCCGATGACCTGATCGCCCGGCTCGAGGCGATGATGGGCGGCTTCGAGCCCGGCGATCCGCTCGATGAGGCAACCGTCATGGGGGCGATGATCTCCGCGCCACATCTCGAGCGCGTCCAGGCGTACCTCGATGGTGTCCATCAGGCGGGCGGCCGGGTGATCGGCGGCGAGCGCGTCGAGCGTCCCGAGGGGGGTGCGTATATGCGCCCCGCGATCCTGCGCGACATTCATAACGGCCTCGATGCCGCCCGCGAGGAAATCTTCGGCCCCGTGCTGGCGGTGATCGAGTGCGACGGCCTCGCAGAGGCGATCGACATTGCCAACGACTCCGATTACGGGCTGGCGGCGTCGGTGTGGACCGATCGGCTGGCCGATGCCCATCGTGCGTCGCGCCGCCTGCGCGCCGGCACGGTCTGGGTCAACTGCTACGACATGGCCTCGGTAGCCACTCCGTTTGGCGGCTACAAGCAGTCGGGGATCGGTCGCGACCGCTCGCTGCACGCCTTCGATAAATACACCGAAATCAAAACGACATGGATCGCCGTATGA
- a CDS encoding thiol-disulfide oxidoreductase DCC family protein has translation MTQPTLYYDGSCGMCRREIDHLRPRLAPQIDLVDISQPGFRPPTGYQLGDMMAHLHFHDGQRMHVGLSASLGYWHRAGGGFRWLARVLALPGLFQCGNWAYNRWAAWRLRRLHCKPPR, from the coding sequence ATGACACAGCCCACGCTCTACTACGACGGCAGCTGCGGCATGTGCCGCCGCGAGATTGACCATCTGCGTCCGCGCCTGGCGCCCCAGATCGACCTGGTGGACATCAGTCAGCCCGGCTTTCGCCCACCGACCGGCTATCAGCTGGGGGACATGATGGCCCACCTGCACTTTCATGACGGCCAGCGCATGCACGTGGGCCTGAGCGCGTCGCTGGGCTACTGGCATCGGGCCGGCGGCGGTTTCCGCTGGCTGGCGCGGGTGCTTGCCCTGCCGGGGCTGTTCCAGTGCGGCAACTGGGCCTACAACCGCTGGGCGGCATGGCGCCTGCGCCGCCTGCACTGCAAGCCGCCGCGCTAG
- a CDS encoding iron-containing alcohol dehydrogenase — protein MTALDLDSPATPRIVAGVDALQRLTEVLPATPAPVIVIADAGMESAGLVDRLETALPPGRPCHRFICPHGEPTLATINAGAGYARELRDAVIVGLGGGSALDSAKLVASLAATALPAEDFVLGRNVPPARWPAVMIPTTSGTGSEVTHTAIVSDDGGRKLWAWAPDMAPDTVILDPTLTASVPPGMIVGTGLDAFVHGLEALTGQGANVFTEAYGLAAIRRARGALSTYRRDPYDVHAAADMQFAATLAGLAIDAGGTGMAHNIGHALGSLYHVPHGVAVTVGLQASLGWSIDADISRYHAAADAFGIGDDDTAGLVPAFDDWLAEVDFPALARGVLPASVDAAALAAEMAAEPNRPMIRNNARVAQEDELTMLADRVAACCLDHAATGEVAS, from the coding sequence ATGACCGCCCTTGATCTCGATAGTCCCGCGACGCCCCGCATTGTCGCCGGTGTCGATGCCCTCCAGCGTCTGACCGAGGTGCTGCCCGCCACGCCAGCGCCGGTGATTGTCATTGCCGATGCAGGCATGGAGTCGGCCGGTCTGGTTGACCGGCTCGAGACGGCCCTGCCGCCGGGGCGACCCTGTCACCGCTTTATCTGTCCCCACGGTGAACCCACGCTCGCCACCATCAACGCCGGGGCAGGCTATGCCCGCGAGCTCAGGGATGCCGTGATTGTCGGCCTCGGCGGCGGGAGCGCGCTGGACAGTGCCAAGCTGGTGGCGAGCCTGGCCGCGACAGCGCTGCCGGCGGAGGACTTCGTCCTCGGGCGCAACGTCCCGCCGGCGCGCTGGCCCGCGGTCATGATTCCCACGACATCGGGGACCGGCTCCGAGGTCACCCATACGGCGATCGTCAGTGACGACGGCGGCCGGAAGCTGTGGGCATGGGCGCCGGACATGGCCCCGGATACGGTCATCCTCGATCCGACGCTCACCGCGAGTGTGCCCCCGGGGATGATCGTCGGCACGGGCCTCGATGCCTTTGTCCACGGCCTCGAGGCGTTGACCGGACAGGGCGCCAACGTATTCACCGAGGCCTATGGACTAGCAGCGATCCGCCGGGCGCGGGGTGCACTGTCGACCTATCGGCGTGACCCGTATGACGTCCATGCCGCGGCGGACATGCAGTTCGCCGCGACGCTGGCGGGTCTTGCGATCGACGCGGGTGGCACTGGAATGGCCCACAATATCGGCCATGCGTTGGGCAGTCTCTACCACGTCCCCCATGGTGTCGCGGTCACGGTGGGCCTCCAGGCCAGCCTCGGCTGGAGCATCGATGCCGACATCAGCCGCTATCATGCGGCTGCCGACGCGTTCGGCATTGGCGATGACGATACGGCCGGCCTGGTGCCGGCATTCGATGACTGGCTGGCAGAGGTGGATTTCCCGGCACTCGCGCGCGGTGTTCTGCCAGCGAGTGTGGACGCGGCGGCGCTTGCCGCCGAGATGGCGGCGGAACCCAACCGGCCGATGATTCGTAACAACGCCCGCGTGGCGCAGGAGGATGAGCTGACCATGCTGGCCGATCGCGTGGCCGCGTGCTGCCTGGATCACGCCGCCACCGGCGAGGTCGCGTCATGA
- the recD gene encoding exodeoxyribonuclease V subunit alpha: MSEIAPIRATTLPARLHHWFDDGWIRSTDLALAALLAEQGGETDEVVLALAALASYTVGAGHTRLRLDELIEAPAMLWSESPATDSDAETPIEWLGALALDTLRVRLTVARSVEAVNAGDAGDTAVDSDTATPLVLQGNALYLRRYWANERLIHSTLEARLAETLPALPGLTERLDGLFPRTDRHPDWQRVAGALATRSRFTLITGGPGTGKTRTVLRLLGLLQAERMDTHPEEPLRIRLAAPTGKAAARLGESISGEVDALPLRSAVRDAIPRSVSTLHRLLGPRPGSRRFRHDRDNPLHADLVVVDEASMIDQELTARLLDALRPETRLVLLGDKDQLASVEAGAVLGELCAGTEQPHYTAETVAWVKANSGDDIADWQAGGSRLQQQIVRLRDSRRFGADSGIGALAEAIRRGDSARANALLDSDAADIQRLELAGANDAGIARAACQGYQAYLTELQTTRPAGDDRDATERWARGVLAAFSRFQVLTTVRHGPLGVSGLNERIAAALQQNRLIDRASGWFEGRPVMITRNDYELGLMNGDIGTCLMTRLPGESGARLRVAFEWPDHRIRLVLPSRLDAVESVFAMTVHKSQGSEFDHVLVVLPEGGPGRTRPELLYTAVTRARTGAVIAHPQAQ; encoded by the coding sequence ATGTCTGAGATAGCACCCATTCGAGCTACCACGCTGCCGGCGCGGCTCCACCATTGGTTCGACGATGGCTGGATCCGGTCCACCGACCTGGCCCTGGCCGCCCTGCTCGCCGAGCAGGGTGGAGAGACCGACGAAGTGGTCCTGGCACTGGCCGCTCTGGCGAGCTACACGGTCGGCGCGGGGCACACCCGCCTGCGCCTCGACGAGCTGATCGAGGCACCGGCAATGCTCTGGAGCGAAAGCCCCGCCACCGACAGCGACGCCGAGACGCCCATCGAATGGCTCGGAGCCCTGGCGCTCGATACCCTGCGCGTCCGTCTGACCGTCGCGCGCAGCGTCGAGGCGGTCAATGCGGGCGATGCGGGCGATACGGCCGTTGACAGTGACACCGCCACCCCGCTGGTGCTGCAGGGCAATGCCCTCTATCTGCGCCGCTACTGGGCCAATGAACGACTCATCCACTCGACCCTCGAGGCCCGACTTGCCGAAACGCTGCCCGCGCTACCGGGGCTGACGGAGCGCCTTGACGGGCTTTTCCCGCGCACCGATCGCCACCCGGACTGGCAGCGCGTTGCCGGCGCCCTCGCCACGCGGTCGCGCTTCACGCTGATTACCGGCGGCCCCGGGACCGGTAAGACGCGAACCGTGCTGCGGCTCCTGGGGCTTCTGCAGGCCGAGCGCATGGACACCCACCCCGAGGAGCCCCTGCGCATTCGGCTGGCTGCCCCCACCGGCAAGGCGGCCGCCCGGCTTGGCGAGTCGATCAGCGGCGAGGTGGATGCCTTGCCGCTGCGGTCCGCCGTGCGCGACGCCATTCCGCGATCGGTCAGCACGCTGCATCGGCTGCTGGGCCCGCGCCCCGGCAGCCGGCGCTTCCGGCATGATCGCGACAACCCCCTGCACGCCGACCTGGTGGTGGTGGACGAGGCCTCGATGATCGACCAGGAGCTGACCGCACGCCTGCTTGATGCCCTGCGCCCCGAGACGCGGCTGGTACTGCTCGGGGACAAGGACCAGCTGGCATCGGTGGAGGCCGGCGCCGTTCTGGGCGAGCTCTGCGCCGGCACCGAGCAGCCCCACTACACCGCCGAGACCGTTGCCTGGGTGAAGGCCAACAGCGGTGATGATATTGCCGACTGGCAGGCGGGCGGCAGCCGCTTGCAACAGCAGATCGTTCGACTGCGCGACAGTCGCCGATTCGGAGCGGACAGCGGCATCGGGGCGCTGGCCGAGGCCATTCGACGCGGCGATTCGGCCCGGGCTAACGCCCTGCTGGATAGCGACGCGGCCGATATCCAGCGCCTCGAACTGGCCGGCGCCAACGATGCGGGGATCGCGAGGGCGGCCTGTCAGGGCTATCAGGCGTATCTCACCGAATTGCAGACCACGCGCCCCGCCGGTGATGACCGCGATGCCACCGAGCGGTGGGCTCGAGGCGTGCTGGCGGCATTCAGCCGCTTCCAGGTGCTGACCACGGTCCGCCACGGTCCGCTGGGAGTCAGCGGACTCAACGAGCGCATTGCCGCAGCGCTGCAACAAAACCGGCTGATCGATCGGGCCAGTGGCTGGTTTGAAGGGCGTCCCGTAATGATCACGCGCAACGACTACGAACTGGGCCTAATGAACGGGGATATCGGTACCTGTCTGATGACTCGCCTGCCCGGCGAATCCGGGGCACGGCTGCGAGTAGCCTTTGAATGGCCCGACCATCGCATTCGCCTGGTCCTGCCCAGCCGGCTTGATGCCGTCGAGAGCGTTTTCGCCATGACCGTGCACAAATCCCAGGGCTCGGAATTCGACCATGTGCTGGTGGTGCTGCCCGAGGGCGGGCCCGGCCGGACACGGCCCGAGCTGCTCTACACCGCGGTCACCCGCGCCCGGACGGGTGCCGTGATTGCCCATCCGCAGGCACAATGA
- a CDS encoding mandelate racemase/muconate lactonizing enzyme family protein has translation MMIRDIRISHHQLPLDPPFPAAWDTRPRRRFGATIVRVEDDEGRVGIGSGDPMHGLSGYLDLFIGEDPCVLERHAEVLSNIGFHAGRPWALDVALWDLVGQIEGRSAWRMAGGQGGSIACYASSGVHRSPDAMAAQARRMQAEGFAAMKIRFGRATLEEDFAVLERVRAAVGNALTLMVDCNQGWRMPWDTQPPWAYEQALEVARELERHDVYWMEEPLHRGDYAGMSRLRRDTRLLIAGGEMTREWHEFQTLLERECLDVYQPDAVCSLGMTHLRALAEQVAAAGCVFTPHTWGNGIGLLANAHLTAGSVGTTFIELPYDPPEWTPERRDFPLVTPVRPDDQGVLDLGDAPGLGITLDEDWLAQTRVTS, from the coding sequence ATGATGATTCGCGATATCCGCATCAGTCATCATCAACTGCCCCTCGATCCGCCGTTTCCCGCCGCCTGGGATACCCGCCCGCGTCGCCGGTTCGGGGCCACGATTGTGCGTGTCGAGGACGACGAGGGGCGTGTCGGCATCGGATCGGGGGATCCGATGCATGGCCTGTCCGGGTATCTCGATCTGTTCATCGGCGAGGATCCGTGCGTACTCGAGCGTCATGCCGAAGTCCTGAGCAATATCGGCTTCCATGCCGGGCGGCCCTGGGCACTGGATGTCGCGCTCTGGGATCTGGTCGGCCAGATCGAGGGACGATCCGCCTGGCGGATGGCCGGTGGTCAGGGTGGGTCGATTGCCTGCTATGCCTCCAGCGGTGTCCACCGCTCGCCCGATGCCATGGCGGCCCAGGCACGTCGGATGCAGGCCGAGGGCTTCGCGGCGATGAAAATCCGCTTCGGGCGGGCGACCCTCGAGGAGGATTTCGCGGTCCTCGAGCGGGTTCGCGCGGCGGTGGGTAACGCCCTGACACTGATGGTGGACTGCAACCAGGGCTGGCGTATGCCCTGGGATACCCAGCCGCCCTGGGCGTATGAGCAGGCACTTGAGGTGGCCCGTGAGCTCGAGCGTCATGACGTCTACTGGATGGAGGAGCCGCTGCACCGCGGTGATTACGCCGGCATGAGCCGCCTGCGTCGGGATACGCGGCTGCTGATCGCCGGCGGCGAAATGACCCGCGAGTGGCATGAGTTCCAGACCCTGCTCGAGCGCGAGTGCCTGGACGTCTATCAGCCCGATGCCGTGTGCTCGCTGGGGATGACGCACCTGCGAGCGCTGGCCGAACAGGTCGCGGCCGCCGGGTGTGTATTCACTCCCCACACCTGGGGCAACGGGATCGGACTGCTTGCCAATGCCCATCTGACCGCCGGCAGCGTGGGGACGACGTTTATCGAGCTGCCCTATGATCCGCCGGAGTGGACGCCGGAGCGGCGTGACTTCCCCCTGGTGACACCGGTGCGGCCCGATGATCAGGGCGTTCTGGACCTGGGTGACGCCCCTGGCCTGGGGATCACGCTGGACGAGGATTGGCTGGCGCAGACACGGGTGACGTCCTAG
- the recB gene encoding exodeoxyribonuclease V subunit beta has product MTDPQPLDVLAAPLEGHHLIEASAGTGKTFTLTAIYLRLVLGHDPADPERRPMLPPEILVMTFTRDATRELRDRIRARLATAARCFAGAADPDPDDGILGALLAAYPDPDIRQRHADHLRAAADWMDEAAIYTIHSFCHRMLQQHAFEAGNAFALELSEDTDLITREAIEDYWRETVYPLDAAQLDALGFMLSGKSEDPRPSVERFAANLQPLLSRCDSLPSPADDDPMASIRPGAERAARAVDALRRAVASDLEGFDQALGDARTSGCLPGNRKPTTKTWASTLKPALAEWVANPAQPRPGIDVGQVSLSTLRNGTPRGRTLPEALAEHPIATAADELQAAQTALAGAAGPFYAHAVRWVARRVEATQHQRGVLGYSDMLTRLRDALDQPDAGARLAATIRQQFPVALVDEFQDTDPVQYRILQAIYPADAPASLILIGDPKQAIYGFRGADLATYLSAAAHVPVGQRYTLDRNYRSSTGMVEAVNTLFGESPLTPGPFHPDAIDFAPVAANGRSETLWIGDQPASAMTLWQLEQEDTPDESLPLPVYRQQMAEVGAEQIRQLLDRAAEGDARFENGGAPRAVQPADIAILVRSGQEAGLIRAALRRRGLASVYLSDRDNVLKTPEASDVLRWLQAMATPESERRVRTALGTASMGYDWATLDGLFSDDARWEAALEQFQDYGERWQRQGVLPALRQLIHDHSLASRLAMQDSGERTLTNLLQISELLQEAAATLDGSGGLIRWLDEAMQHRGESPADDRILRLESDAALIKVVTIHKSKGLEYPLVFLPFVCSYRSARAEPPFVRTGDDGPEIAFEAGPDDTAAAQDRQQAEDMRLLYVAITRAVHACWLGLAPVRESAKTRPGTVHLQRSAIGRLLGWPDAATPMDLGPCLEALARRSQSVTRERIQPASVPAAAATSAVAPLPAMAIARHYTSPAPGQARWWIASYSALVEDGPRAAIPGTAQADILAEESRDAPLAPAAPPDSRTDALAAIPAGPATGTVIHSQLEALASRQFPGADDPAFSAIVDRGLRGQRWRPWVPAIRDWLAAVTDSDLPLPGAAPVRLSTLDAEAFVAELEFLVAIGRVRASRIDAIIQRHTLGGVGRPALGENELNGMIKGYIDLIFCHEGRYWVMDYKSNRLPPSADARPSEALEQIVREKRYDAQYALYLLALHRLLRARLGDAYDYDIHVGGAVCFFLRGISQSGRGIHAERPDRALVESLDALFNEEPEHV; this is encoded by the coding sequence GTGACTGATCCACAACCCCTCGACGTCCTCGCCGCCCCCCTCGAGGGCCACCACCTGATCGAGGCAAGCGCCGGTACCGGCAAGACCTTCACACTGACCGCGATCTATCTGCGTCTGGTGCTGGGACACGATCCGGCAGACCCGGAGCGCCGGCCCATGCTGCCGCCCGAGATCCTGGTGATGACCTTCACCCGCGACGCGACCAGGGAGCTGCGTGACAGGATCCGCGCGCGGCTGGCCACCGCCGCTCGCTGCTTTGCCGGCGCGGCCGACCCGGACCCGGACGACGGCATCCTCGGCGCGCTACTGGCGGCCTATCCGGATCCCGATATCCGCCAGCGCCATGCCGATCACCTGCGCGCGGCAGCCGACTGGATGGACGAGGCCGCCATCTACACCATCCACAGCTTCTGCCATCGCATGCTCCAGCAGCATGCCTTCGAGGCCGGCAATGCGTTTGCGCTCGAGCTCAGTGAGGATACCGACCTGATCACCCGCGAAGCCATCGAGGACTACTGGCGTGAGACCGTCTACCCCCTCGACGCGGCGCAGCTCGACGCCCTGGGGTTCATGCTCAGCGGCAAGTCCGAGGATCCGCGCCCCTCGGTGGAGCGCTTCGCGGCCAACCTCCAACCGCTGCTGAGCCGGTGCGATTCCCTGCCCTCTCCGGCCGACGATGACCCGATGGCGTCAATCAGACCCGGCGCCGAGCGCGCCGCACGGGCAGTGGACGCCCTTCGACGGGCGGTTGCGAGCGACCTCGAGGGCTTTGACCAGGCCCTCGGCGACGCGCGAACCAGCGGTTGTCTACCGGGCAACCGCAAGCCCACCACCAAAACCTGGGCCAGCACCCTCAAACCGGCACTGGCGGAGTGGGTGGCCAACCCCGCTCAGCCGCGCCCGGGCATCGATGTCGGTCAGGTCAGTCTCAGCACGCTGCGCAACGGCACCCCCCGCGGGCGTACGCTGCCCGAAGCGCTGGCCGAGCATCCGATTGCAACGGCTGCCGACGAGCTGCAGGCCGCGCAGACCGCGCTGGCGGGCGCCGCGGGGCCGTTCTACGCCCATGCCGTTCGTTGGGTGGCCCGGCGTGTCGAGGCCACACAGCATCAGCGCGGGGTCCTCGGGTACAGCGACATGCTGACGCGCCTGCGCGATGCACTGGATCAACCCGATGCCGGTGCCCGCCTGGCGGCAACAATCCGTCAGCAGTTTCCGGTGGCCCTGGTGGACGAGTTCCAGGACACCGATCCGGTGCAGTACCGGATCCTGCAAGCCATCTACCCCGCCGATGCGCCGGCCAGCCTGATCCTCATCGGCGACCCCAAACAGGCCATCTACGGCTTTCGCGGCGCAGACCTGGCAACCTACCTGAGCGCGGCGGCGCATGTCCCCGTCGGACAGCGCTACACGCTCGACCGCAATTATCGCTCAAGCACCGGCATGGTGGAGGCGGTCAACACCCTGTTCGGCGAGTCTCCATTGACGCCGGGCCCGTTCCATCCCGATGCCATTGATTTCGCGCCGGTGGCAGCCAATGGCCGGAGCGAGACGCTGTGGATCGGCGATCAGCCGGCGAGCGCCATGACGCTCTGGCAGCTCGAGCAGGAGGACACCCCCGACGAGAGCCTGCCCCTGCCGGTCTATCGCCAGCAGATGGCCGAGGTGGGTGCCGAGCAGATCCGCCAGCTCCTCGACCGCGCCGCGGAGGGCGACGCCCGGTTCGAAAACGGCGGAGCGCCTCGAGCCGTGCAGCCGGCGGATATCGCCATCCTGGTCCGCAGCGGCCAGGAGGCCGGGCTGATCCGCGCGGCTCTGCGGCGACGGGGGCTGGCATCGGTCTATCTGTCGGATCGCGACAACGTCCTCAAAACCCCCGAGGCCAGCGATGTGCTGCGCTGGCTGCAGGCAATGGCCACACCGGAATCCGAGCGCCGGGTACGCACCGCGCTAGGCACCGCCAGCATGGGTTACGACTGGGCGACGCTGGATGGCCTGTTCAGCGACGACGCGCGCTGGGAGGCCGCGCTCGAGCAGTTCCAGGATTATGGCGAGCGCTGGCAGCGCCAGGGCGTCCTGCCCGCGCTACGCCAGCTTATCCATGATCACTCCCTGGCGTCGCGACTGGCGATGCAGGACAGTGGCGAGCGCACATTGACCAACCTGCTGCAGATCAGCGAACTGCTCCAGGAAGCGGCCGCCACCCTGGACGGTTCGGGCGGCCTGATCCGATGGCTGGATGAAGCCATGCAGCACAGGGGCGAGTCCCCCGCCGATGATCGTATCCTGCGACTCGAAAGCGACGCGGCCCTGATCAAGGTGGTTACCATCCACAAATCCAAGGGCCTCGAGTACCCGCTGGTTTTCCTGCCGTTCGTCTGCAGCTACCGCAGCGCCAGGGCGGAGCCGCCGTTCGTGCGGACCGGCGACGACGGCCCCGAGATCGCCTTCGAGGCCGGCCCCGACGACACGGCCGCCGCCCAGGACCGTCAGCAGGCCGAGGACATGCGTCTGCTCTACGTCGCCATCACCCGCGCCGTCCATGCCTGCTGGCTGGGCCTGGCCCCGGTGCGCGAGAGCGCGAAGACCAGGCCGGGAACGGTTCACCTGCAACGCTCCGCGATTGGCCGACTGCTCGGCTGGCCCGATGCGGCCACGCCCATGGATCTGGGTCCTTGCCTCGAGGCCCTTGCGCGCCGGAGTCAGTCAGTGACCCGCGAGCGCATCCAGCCCGCGTCGGTACCCGCAGCAGCCGCGACGTCCGCGGTGGCCCCGCTACCGGCCATGGCCATTGCTCGCCACTACACCAGCCCTGCCCCGGGCCAGGCGCGATGGTGGATCGCGAGCTACAGCGCCCTGGTCGAAGACGGCCCGCGGGCGGCGATCCCCGGCACCGCTCAGGCGGACATCCTCGCCGAGGAAAGCCGTGACGCGCCGCTGGCCCCTGCCGCACCACCGGACTCGAGGACCGATGCCCTGGCGGCCATCCCGGCCGGCCCGGCCACTGGCACCGTGATCCACTCGCAACTCGAGGCGCTCGCCAGTCGGCAGTTTCCGGGCGCGGACGATCCCGCCTTCAGCGCGATTGTCGATCGCGGTCTGCGCGGGCAACGCTGGCGGCCCTGGGTGCCCGCCATTCGCGACTGGCTGGCCGCCGTCACCGACTCCGATCTGCCCTTGCCGGGCGCGGCACCCGTCCGGCTCAGCACCCTTGATGCAGAAGCGTTTGTTGCCGAGCTCGAGTTCCTGGTGGCCATCGGCCGGGTCCGGGCCAGCCGCATCGACGCGATCATTCAGCGCCACACCCTGGGGGGCGTTGGCCGTCCCGCGCTGGGGGAGAATGAACTCAATGGCATGATCAAGGGCTATATCGACCTGATCTTCTGCCACGAGGGCCGTTACTGGGTCATGGACTATAAATCCAATCGCCTTCCTCCCTCCGCCGATGCCCGTCCTTCGGAGGCCCTCGAGCAGATCGTTCGCGAAAAGCGCTACGACGCCCAGTACGCCCTCTACCTGTTGGCGCTCCATCGATTGCTGCGGGCGCGGCTCGGCGACGCCTACGACTACGACATCCATGTCGGCGGAGCGGTGTGCTTTTTCCTGCGCGGCATCAGCCAGAGCGGCCGCGGGATCCATGCCGAGCGACCCGACCGGGCCCTGGTGGAATCCCTTGATGCGCTGTTCAACGAGGAGCCCGAGCATGTCTGA